The Pirellulales bacterium genome contains the following window.
ATTCACCAATTCCCTTGCTGGCCCCGGTGACGATGGCAACTTTACCTGTAAGATTGAAACGCGCTTTGATCGAATCGGGCATTGTGCCATCCCCCTCGGTGTGCGGCGCCACTGGCGGCGCTCGATTTCTTGGTCAGTGTGAGAGCAAGTTAACATCCGCCACGAACCGGGGCAAACGCGACAGGTCGCGGAACGCAAGGACGCTCGCCAGCGTCATCATCAGCGGAAGGTCGCGGATGACATGATCGAAATCCTTCTGCCCGAGGAGTTTCCTATGACCGACGAGCGTATCACGCCCCGTACCGTCGCCATCCTGATTTTTGACGATGTCGAGGTGCTGGACTTCTGCGGTCCGTTCGAAGTCTTTTCCGTCACCGGGGGCAGATCGGGACCGAAGGCATTCCAGGTTTACACGGTGGCCGAGAAGGCGGGAATCGTGACCGCGCGCAACGGGCTACGCGTGATGGCGGACTATGCGATCGGGACCGCGCCGGCGGCAGATCTGCTGGTGGTGACTGGCGGACAAGGGACGCGACGCGAGATGCACAACGCCACACTTCTGGAGTGGATCGCCGCGCGCGATGCGAACACGGAACTGACGCTCTCGGTGTGCACCGGCGCGCTGCTATTGGCCAAGGCGAAACTTTTAGACGGTTTGCGCGCGACGACGCATCATGGCGCCATCGATCTGTTACGCGAGACCGCGCCGCACACGCAGGTCGAGGCCGGCCTGCGCCTCGTCGATAACGGACGGATCATCACGAGCGCCGGGGTGGCCGCGGGCATCGACATGTCGTTGTATGTCGTAGGCCGGCTGCTGGGCCAGGCTGTCGCGGAAGAAACGGCCCGCTATATGGAATATCCCTGGCCGCGTCCGAATTGGCAGACGCTTGGCTGACGAGACGATGCAGACGCCGGAATTGCTGATTCCGCAGTTTTCGCGCCGACGTTATTTGCCGCGCGACGCTTCCTGCACTAGGGCGTGGCCGGCTTCTTGGCCGGTGTTGCCTTGGCCGGCGCCTTGGTGGCCGACTTCGTCTCGACCTTATCCGCGGCGGGCGTCGCGTCGGCCTTGGCCGGGACCGCAGCCGGTCGCTTGGACAATCGATCGTACAGTTTTTGCGCTTCGGCACGGTAGGC
Protein-coding sequences here:
- a CDS encoding DJ-1/PfpI family protein; translated protein: MIEILLPEEFPMTDERITPRTVAILIFDDVEVLDFCGPFEVFSVTGGRSGPKAFQVYTVAEKAGIVTARNGLRVMADYAIGTAPAADLLVVTGGQGTRREMHNATLLEWIAARDANTELTLSVCTGALLLAKAKLLDGLRATTHHGAIDLLRETAPHTQVEAGLRLVDNGRIITSAGVAAGIDMSLYVVGRLLGQAVAEETARYMEYPWPRPNWQTLG